One Xiphophorus hellerii strain 12219 chromosome 1, Xiphophorus_hellerii-4.1, whole genome shotgun sequence DNA segment encodes these proteins:
- the cptp gene encoding ceramide-1-phosphate transfer protein, producing the protein MADSENQKFCLQEVLDSFKSCLSPEKEIYIEHYVSGWKGLVKLLNSLGSLFGFISKDAVSKTQILMNYLKSENGPHYATVQSMVKFELDNELVDVDKKGIYPESGCRTLLRLHRALRWLQLFLERLRTSKEDDKTSVMCRDAYNESLAQHHPWLIRKSAGMAFYSLPVRPAFFEVMNVGTPEQVVDVLGKAVPLLCEVYQITEELYQKHSLHDLP; encoded by the exons ATGGCAGATTCGGAGAACCAGAAATTCTGTCTGCAGGAGGTCCTGGACAGTTTTAAATCGTGTCTATCGCCAGAAAAAGAAATCTACATTGAACACTACGTTTCTGGATGGAAAGGTCTTGTGAA GCTTCTGAACAGCTTGGGGAGCCTCTTCGGTTTCATCTCTAAGGATGCTGTCAGCAAGACCCAGATCCTGATGAACTACCTGAAGAGTGAGAACGGCCCTCACTACGCCACAGTGCAGTCCATGGTCAAGTTTGAGCTGGACAATGAACTGGTGGATGTGGACAAGAAGGGCATCTATCCTGAGTCGGGTTGCCGCACTCTGCTGAGGCTCCACCGTGCATTGAGGTGGCTTCAGCTCTTCCTGGAACGCCTGCGGACCAGCAAGGAAGACGACAAGACTTCAGTCATGTGCAGGGACGCCTACAACGAGTCCCTGGCCCAGCACCACCCGTGGCTGATCCGTAAGTCAGCTGGCATGGCTTTCTACAGCCTCCCTGTAAGACCGGCTTTCTTTGAAGTGATGAACGTCGGCACACCTGAGCAGGTCGTGGACGTCCTGGGGAAGGCCGTGCCTCTCCTTTGTGAGGTGTACCAGATCACAGAGGAACTTTACCAGAAACACAGCCTGCACGATTTACCATAG
- the ints11 gene encoding integrator complex subunit 11 yields MPEIKVTPLGAGQDVGRSCILVSIGGKNIMLDCGMHMGYNDDRRFPDFSYITQNGRLTDFLDCVIISHFHLDHCGALPYMSEMVGYDGPIYMTHPTKAICPILLEDFRKITVDKKGETNFFTSQMIKDCMKKVIPLNLHQTVQVDDELEIKAYYAGHVLGAAMVHIKVGSESVVYTGDYNMTPDRHLGAAWIDKCRPDILISESTYATTIRDSKRCRERDFLKKVHESIERGGKVLIPVFALGRAQELCILLETFWERMNLKAPIYFSTGLTEKANHYYKLFITWTNQKIRKTFVQRNMFEFKHIKAFDRSYADNPGPMVVFATPGMLHAGQSLQIFKKWAGNDKNMVIMPGYCVQGTIGHKILNGQRKLEMEGRSTLDVKLQVEYMSFSAHADAKGIMQLIRMAEPRNMLLVHGEAAKMEFLKGKIEQEFSIDCYMPANGETTAVTTNPSVPVDISLNLLKREMVLGGPLPDPKKPRTMHGTLIMKENSLKLVSSEQALKELGLNEHQLRFTCRVQLQDPHSDSDTLHRIYTHLKSVLKDYTIQHLPDGTVMVESIVIKVSSSAEDANAKVLLLSWSYQDEDLGSYLSSLLKKGLPT; encoded by the exons ATGcctgaaataaaagtaacaCCTTTAG GTGCTGGACAGGATGTCGGTCGCAGCTGCATCCTCGTGTCCATCGGAGGCAAAAACATCATGCTGGACTGTGGGATGCACATGGGATACAACGACGAT agGCGTTTTCCAGACTTTTCCTACATAACACAGAACGGCCGTCTGACAGACTTCTTAGACTGCGTGATCATCag CCACTTTCACCTGGACCACTGCGGCGCCCTGCCTTACATGAGCGAGATGGTAGGCTACGACGGACCCATCTACATGACCCATCCCACCAAGGCTATTTGTCCCATTTTACTTGAAGATTTCCGGAAGATCACCGTTGACAAGAAGGGAGAAACCAACTTCTTCACCTCGCAAATGATCAAGGACTGTATGAAGAAAGTGATTCCTTTGAACCTCCACCAAACTGTCCAG GTGGATGATGAGCTGGAGATCAAGGCGTACTATGCAGGCCACGTTCTGGGAGCTGCTATGGTGCACATCAAAGTGGGATCAGAGTCTGTGGTCTACACT GGAGACTATAACATGACGCCAGACAGGCATTTAGG cGCTGCTTGGATTGATAAATGTCGTCCTGACATCCTAATCTCGGAATCAACGTACGCCACAACTATCCGTGATTCAAAAAGATGCAGAGAAAGAGACTTCCTGAAGAAAGTTCATGAAAGCATAGAAAGAGGAGGAAAG GTCCTTATTCCAGTTTTTGCTCTGGGACGTGCACAAGAGCTCTGCATCCTGCTGGAAACATTTTG GGAGAGAATGAACCTAAAAGCCCCAATCTACTTTTCCACTGGGCTAACAGAGAAAGCCAATCATTACTACAAGCTTTTCATAACATGGACCAACCAGAAGATCCGAAAAACCTTTGTACAGAGAaacatgtttgaatttaaaCACATCAAGGCCTTCGATCGCTCCTATGCAGATAATCCTGGGCCAATG GTGGTGTTCGCCACACCGGGTATGCTGCATGCTGGCCAGTCTTTGCAGATATTCAAGAAATGGGCTGGCAATGACAAGAACATG GTGATCATGCCCGGGTATTGTGTGCAAGGGACTATTGGTCATAAGATCCTTAATGGGCAACGAAAACTGGAGATGGAAGGAAGATCAACg TTGGATGTGAAGCTCCAGGTGGAGTACATGTCCTTCAGTGCACACGCTGATGCAAAGGGCATCATGCAGCTGATTCGCATGGCAGAGCCTCGCAACATGCTGCTGGTGCATGGTGAGGCTGCAAAAATGGAGTTTCTCAAGGGGAAGATTGAACAGGAGTTCA GTATAGACTGCTACATGCCAGCCAACGGGGAGACGACGGCCGTGACGACAAACCCCAGCGTTCCTGTGGACATATCGCTCAACCTGCTCAAGAGGGAGATGGTTCTTGGAG gccCTCTACCTGATCCTAAAAAACCCCGCACCATGCATGGAACCCTCatcatgaaagaaaat AGCTTGAAGCTGGTGTCATCAGAGCAGGCCCTGAAAGAGCTGGGCCTCAACGAACATCAGTTACGCTTCACCTGCCGCGTGCAACTCCAGGACCCGCACAGTGACTCTGACACGCTCCACAGAATCTACACACACCTCAAGAG TGTGCTAAAAGATTACACCATCCAGCACCTTCCTGATGGAACAGTCATGGTGGAATCTATCGTTATAAAAGTCTCCTCTTCGGCCGAAGATGCCAACGCCAAAGTCCTGCTGCTGTCTTGGAGTTATCAG GATGAAGACCTGGGGAGCTACCTATCATCTTTGCTCAAGAAGGGCCTTCCAACTTGA
- the LOC116717064 gene encoding lysophosphatidic acid receptor 6, with the protein MMNHTNCTDPKAEFQYYLFPTVYILALIIGLPGNLVALYVFTIRISPRTAFSVYISNLAAADIIILCMLPLRIHYHLHENEWEFGDFACQLTGILYYANIYMSICFMTCICVDRYMATVHPHAYLRMRNPKWSLLVSVALWCFGGVAILVFILMGPLERGDDHSCFENFATREWNDRLRTYSIVSLIFGSLMPSVIILVCYPLAAKRISTIGTKTAQKAVRVIYTILAITLFCFLPHHVVYLLHLLQRLEVIQNCSVRTSIYNARRVTMALITLNTCLDPVLYYITTSHFRWEHLKRSWLWGIVSRRRGVYTISSDLKEIITPVQRTL; encoded by the coding sequence ATGATGAACCACACAAACTGCACCGACCCTAAAGCAGAATTCCAGTACTATCTCTTCCCAACGGTCTACATCCTGGCTTTAATTATAGGCCTTCCGGGAAATCTGGTGGCGCTGTATGTCTTCACCATCCGGATCAGCCCTCGAACGGCTTTCAGTGTCTACATCAGCAACCTGGCCGCGGCGGACATCATCATCCTCTGCATGCTGCCCTTGCGGATCCACTACCACCTCCATGAGAACGAATGGGAGTTTGGAGACTTCGCCTGTCAACTCACTGGGATTCTGTACTATGCCAACATCTACATGAGCATCTGCTTCATGACCTGCATCTGCGTGGACCGCTACATGGCCACGGTGCATCCACATGCCTACCTGAGAATGCGGAACCCAAAATGGTCTCTGCTGGTAAGTGTGGCTCTGTGGTGTTTTGGTGGAGTGGCTATACTGGTCTTCATCCTCATGGGTCCACTGGAGAGAGGGGATGACCACAGCTGTTTTGAAAACTTCGCTACCAGAGAGTGGAACGACCGATTGAGGACTTACAGTATAGTCAGTCTGATTTTTGGCTCCCTGATGCCCTCTGTTATCATCCTGGTGTGCTACCCGCTGGCAGCCAAACGCATTTCCACGATCGGCACCAAAACTGCTCAGAAGGCTGTGAGGGTCATCTACACCATCCTGGCCATCACACTGTTCTGCTTCCTGCCACACCATGTGGTTTACCTCCTGCACCTTCTTCAGCGCCTGGAGGTCATCCAGAACTGCTCCGTCCGGACTTCCATCTACAACGCCAGACGAGTTACCATGGCGCTCATCACCCTCAATACATGCCTGGACCCTGTGCTCTACTACATAACCACCAGCCATTTCAGATGGGAGCACCTAAAAAGGTCGTGGCTTTGGGGCATAGTGAGCAGGAGAAGGGGCGTTTACACCATCTCAAGTGACCTGAAGGAGATAATAACGCCTGTACAGAGAACCCTGTAA
- the LOC116717086 gene encoding PHD and RING finger domain-containing protein 1-like, with protein sequence MLYLHRLVLVLVIVVTSFEVTIMDKLVALISADGDAIADKCYICLCPFEKQTVGSLDQCPHFFCFQCIHQWSQTANTCPVDRSSFAFIHQRRCPGGDIQKKLKVTPRRNESEEDWRNIVICEECGRSGRTDRLLVCRLCDSGYHKDCLTPPLDRVPEGDWMCPECVITSKNTESFLAEEEDISDGEVTDLLADMDQSPSTSSRLRASTVNRPSNVTERRWSVRLQSRGESTSLYRRPETSWHVPKYLIRASKPPVTTERSENLQGVNTTSDKKKKKRRKTVA encoded by the exons ATGCTTTATTTACATCGTCTCGTTCTCGTGTTGGTTATAGTTG TTACTTCGTTTGAAGTAACTATTATGGATAAACTCGTCGCTTTAATCTCAGCTGATGGAGACGCAATAGCGGATAAATGCTACATCTGCCTTTGTCCATTTGAGAAGCAAACGGTGGGCTCATTGGATCAATGCcctcactttttttgttttcagtgcaTCCACCAGTGGTCTCAG aCAGCCAACACATGCCCTGTAGATCGGAGCAGCTTTGCTTTTATCCACCAGAGACGGTGTCCTGGAGGGGACATTCAGAAAAAG TTAAAAGTGACGCCACGCAGAAATGAGTCTGAAGAGGACTGGAGAAACATAGTAATCTGCGAGGAATGTGGGCGCAGCGGCCGCACTGACCGACTGCTGGTTTGCAGACTCTGTGACTCTGG GTATCACAAGGACTGCTTAACGCCGCCTCTAGATAGGGTCCCTGAAGGAGACTGGATGTGCCCCGAGTGTGTGATCACTTCTAAGAACACAG AGAGCTTTTtggcagaggaggaagacatCAGTGACGGAGAAGTCACAGACCTCCTTGCTGACATGGACCAATCTCCGTCTACAAGTAGTCGCCTCCGGGCATCAACTGTGAATCGTCCTAGCAACGTCACAGAAAGACGGTGGAGTGTGAGGCTCCAGAGCAGAGGAGAAAGCACCAGTCTATATCGACGCCCCGAAACCTCATGG catgtTCCTAAATACCTGATACGTGCATCAAAACCTCCAGTAACAACTGAAAGATCCGAAAATCTTCAAGGTGTCAATACGACTTCAGACA aaaagaaaaagaaaagaaggaagactGTAGCTTGA